GTTTCTGCACGGTCAACATCTTCACGAACTTTAGGGATGCTCAGGCAACCTTCATTGTAGGCCCACTCTTCTCCGCCGGTTTCCACAACATGCGCGTTGATAAACACTTCCTTTACGCCGTCATCTCCCGGATATTCATCTTTCTCGTCTTCTTCCAGGTTCTGGATGATCTGTTGACTGTCGACCACAAAAAGACGAATGGATTTATTTACCTGCGGAGCAGCAATACCAACACCGTTGGAAGCATACATTGTTTCCCACATATTGGCGATCAGTTCCTTCAGGTTGGGATAATCAGCAGTGATATCTTCGGCTACTTTTCTCAATACCGGATGCCCGTAAGCTACTATTGGCAAAATCATGTTCTAATACTTGTTTGATCCGCAAAGATAGGCAATTTCAGGGTTTTTCCACTGCGTAGACTGCCCTTCCCGGCCTACTTTATACCCTTTTTTATTTATATTTTATTTTGCAGATATTCCTGTAAGATGATGGTAGCGCTAATTTCATCTACCAGCGCTTTATTCTGACGGTCTTTCTTTTTGAGGCCGCTATCGATCATTGACCGGAATGCCATTTTAGAAGTAAACCGTTCATCTACCTTTACCACGGGTATAGTAGGGAAGTTCTTCCCGAGTATCCGGATACATTCTGTTACAAGAGCGGTAGCATCGGTAGCATTTCCATCAAGATTCCTGGGTTCTCCTATGAGGATTTTTTCCACTGGTTCGGTGGCGAAATATTTCTTCAGAAAAGGGACAAGATCATGTGTGGCAACAGTAGTAAGACCACTGGCAATCAGCTGCAGCGGGTCTGTCACAGCCAGGCCGGTCCTTTTTTTTCCATAATCTATTGCCATTATTC
The genomic region above belongs to Chitinophaga sp. 180180018-3 and contains:
- the def gene encoding peptide deformylase, whose amino-acid sequence is MILPIVAYGHPVLRKVAEDITADYPNLKELIANMWETMYASNGVGIAAPQVNKSIRLFVVDSQQIIQNLEEDEKDEYPGDDGVKEVFINAHVVETGGEEWAYNEGCLSIPKVREDVDRAETVTLSYVDKNFTPHVKTFIGVTARVILHEYDHIDGVLFIDHLKPLKRRMLKSKLEDITKGKIRVDYKMMFPK
- the ruvX gene encoding Holliday junction resolvase RuvX; this translates as MARIMAIDYGKKRTGLAVTDPLQLIASGLTTVATHDLVPFLKKYFATEPVEKILIGEPRNLDGNATDATALVTECIRILGKNFPTIPVVKVDERFTSKMAFRSMIDSGLKKKDRQNKALVDEISATIILQEYLQNKI